The nucleotide window ACAGGCCAATTGATAAGAACTAGCAAGCCTTGAGTTGACACGTGTGCTTGAGGTTAAGGGTACCATGGATATTCTAGATTTATTTTCTAAATTGAATGAGTTGGGCGTGAGGTTGAGCGCAAAAGGAGCGGCGCTTGAAATTATCGACCCCAAAAACGGCTTGTCAGAAGAACTAAAGGTACTGATAAAGGAAAACGAAAGCGAGATTCTGGATCTACTGGAAGATTTCGATTTTCCCGCACCTGCCCGACAGATCGATAAAGCTGAATCTAAAGATCACTATCAACTATCTTCTGCCCAGAAACGCCTCTATTTCATTCAAGAGTTTGACAAAACGTCAATCGCCTATAATCTGTCACAAGTCGTTCGCATTGAAGGTGCCATTGATAAGCCTAAACTCGAAGGTGCTTTCAGGAATTTGGTAGATCGCCATGAAGTATTGCGTACATCTTTCGTGCAGCAAGGTCAGGAGATTGTGCAACAAATACATGACGAATTTGATCTTGAAATTACCTATTTCGAGGGTGGAGCGTCGGATATCGATGGACTGGTAAAATCCTTTATACGGCCATTTGATCTTGCCTTTGCTCCCTTGATTCGGATTGGAATAATTAAGATTTCAGAACAAGATCATGTTTTGATGGTAGATACCCATCACATCATTTGTGATGGAGCTTCTGAAGGAATCTTAATTTCTGATTTTGTGCGATTGTATCAGGAAGAAGAGTTGCCTGAACTATCTATACAGTTCAAAGACTATTCAGAGTGGCAGGAAAGTGAGTCCCACCAATCAGATTTGTTGACACAGGGTAACCATTGGCGAGAGGTGTTTTCGGAGCCCTTGAACGTATTAGAATTGCCAAGGGATCATGCCCGTCCACGATTGATGGACCGGAGTGGAGGCAAGACTGAGTTTACTTTAGATGCCAGGGAAACAACTGAATTAAACCGATTGGCTCGGGAAGAAGGGACTACCTTGTTTACGGTATTGTTCTCAGCACTGAACATACTTTTAAGTAAGCTGGGAAATCAGGACGATATCGTCATTGGAATACCTACGGCTGGAAGAAACCACGCGGGCCTGGAGCAATTGATTGGGATGTTTGTGAATACCCTGGTCTTACGTAACCACCCAAAAGGAGAGCTGACTTTCAAGTCCTTCTTAGCGGCAGTAAATGAGAATACGCTTGAAGCGTTCGAAAATCAAAGCTACCAATATGAATCGCTGATCGACATGCTACAGGTGAGCAGGGAGCCGAATAGAAACCCTCTGTTTGATGTCATGTTTGTGTTTCAAAATAACGAGACCCAGGAGTTAAAAATACCTGGTGCGACTTTGAAATATCACCCAATAACGCATCAAACCTCGAAGTTCGATCTCACTTTTTTTGTGACCGAAATAGATAAAGGGTTACGCTTCGAACTAGAGTTCTCGACTGAATTGTTCCTGCCAGATACCGCAGAGCGATTCCTGAAGTGCCTTAGGAAAGTAGTTGATTCCATATTAAATAATAGTGGGATAAAACTATCTGCCATTGACCTGTTATCCGTTGAAGAGAGATTTCAACTACTCGATCAAAACAATACTTCAGGTATTGGTTACCCTACAACCGAAACCCTGAATTCTCTTTTTGACAGACAAGTAGCTACACATCATGACCGGGTTGCGTTAAGCTATCACGGTGAGGAATTAACGTATGCCTCGCTGAATGCTCGTGCCAATCAACTTGCAGGTTATCTGATAAATCACGGGGTTACAATGGGGTCAATTGTAGGTTTACTGTTAGATGATCCTGTGGATCAGATTGTAGCTATCCTCGCGACATTAAAAGCGTCGGGTTGTTATCTTCCAATTGATACCTCACACCCAGAGGAACGCATTGGCTATATGCTAAAAGACAGTAATTGTCAAACAGTGCTAACTTCAGCCATACAAGCAATTGATCGACAGGAGCTTTTGGATCCTTATCAGGTCATTTTGGTGACAGATGATGAAATCTCCAGGTTACCAATTACTTCAATTCACTCAGCAATAGAAGGTAGCGATCTTGCTTATATCATCTACACTTCAGGAACAACAGGCCGACCCAAAGGAGCAATGGTCGAACATAAGCAGGTAGTTCGACTGTTTTTCAACGAAGCGACCTTGTTTGATTTTGGTCCGGAAGATGTGTGGACCATGTTTCATGCTTATAGCTTTGATTTTTCTGTTTGGGAAATATTTGGCGCGTTACTCCACGGAAGTAAATTGGTATTGCTCTCAAGAGAAGATACCCGAGATCCAGCCCTTTTTCATCAATTGTTGGCGAAGCATGGTGTAACAATCTTGAATCAGACACCCACCGCCTTTCAGAGCCTTCAAGCATTTGACCAATCGGTAAAAGAATCGTCCCTAAGTGTTCGAAAGGTGATTTTTGGAGGAGAGCAATTGAATCCAGCTACGATCAGGCCATGGCATGAAAAATATCCGGCCTCCGAAATGATCAACATGTATGGCATTACTGAGACGACAGTCCACGTAACCTACAAGTTGTTAACTACACCCGACTTCCAATCCAAAGTTTCCAACATTGGATGTCCTATTCCTACTACTCAGATATATATCCTGGATGATCAGTTGAATTTATGTTTGCCTGGTGTAAAAGGAGAGATGTATGTCGGTGGTGATGGCGTTTGCCGTGGCTATATCAATAACACCTATCTCACCTCAGAGAAATTTATTTCAAACCCGTTTCGAGCAGACGAACGACTTTACAAGACAGGGGATGCAGGTCGCTGGTTAGCCAATGGAGAACTTGAATACCTTGGAAGGATTGACCATCAAGTGCAGGTGCGAGGTTATCGTATTGAGCTTGGAGAGATTGAAACGCATTTACAAAGTTATCCTGAAATTAGAGAAGTAGCTGTAACAAGTCGAGGAGAGGGCGCGGAGGTATATCTGGTAGGATATTATGCCTCTGATGCTCCAATATCAGTCGATCTGCTTCGAACACACCTTTCTGCGCAGCTTCCGGGCTACATGATTCCCTCATTCTTTGTTCAATTGGATCAGTTGCCTTTGACAAGTAATGGAAAAGTGGACTTTAAGGCCTTACCTGATGATTTTGATGCTGAGCAAGGGAGCTATGAACCACCTCAGAATGAGGCGGAAGTACAACTGGCTCAAATCTGGAGCGAAGCTTTGAAAGTGGAGAAAATTGGCCGGAATGACAATTATTTTGCCTTAGGTGGAGACTCCATCAAGGTGATCAACATCGTCAGTCGAATCAATCAATTTTTCAGTTCACAGGTCAGGATAGCAGATGTGTTCACACATCAGACGATCGCGCAAATAGCCACACTGATCCCGACTCGATCATCTGAAAATCAGGAAAACGAATTAAGAAATGAGGTGCTCCGGCATTTTGACACCTTATTGAAAGAATACCAGGCAAAGGTCGGGTATGGTCATCTGGAAGATGTATATCCGATGAGCGATATACAGAAGGGCATGATATTCCATTCCATTAAGGAAGAGGGGGTTTATCACGATCAGATGTCAAACCTGCTCAAAATGAAGCATTTCGACGCAGAGGTCTTCAGGAAAGCGTTGGGATTAATGGTCGAAAAACATCCAATGCTGAGGACAAGCTTTAGCATGGATGAAGAAGAGCCGCTTCAATTTGTGCATGAGAATGGAATGGTTGATTATGTACATCAGGATTTGGGTTCAAGTTCTGCTGATGAGCAAAAACAGATCATCACCACGCAATTGGAAGAAGACAAGCACTCAGGATTTGATTTGTCTCGACCGGGGGTATGGAGGTACAAATCCTATTCGCTAGGAGATAACAACTATATTTTATGCTTCATCTTTCACCATGCCATCATTGACGGATGGAGTAATGCATCTTTCAGTACAGAGCTTCATGAAACCTACTACAAACTACTGGAGGATCAGGATTTCGCACCCGCACAACTGAAAAGCACCTACAAAGACCTCATTGTCGAACAACGAATACGAAGGGAAAGTAAAGCGTCCAAAGAATTTTGGCAGGAAGAATTAGCTGATTACAATCGGTTTGTTTTTGATGAAACTGAAGATTTTCAAGTATTTGAGCAGCTAAGTTTCGATATTTCCGATGACACCCTCGTAAGACTATCGTCTTATGCAAAGGCACATCATTTAAATGTTAAATCAGTCTGTTATGCTGCATTCTTATCTTGCATAAAACTATATTCATTCAATAGTGACCTTACTACAGGGTTAATTACTAATAACCGTCCTGAAGTAGAAGATGGAGACAAGGTACTGGGATGTTTTTTAAATACGGTACCGTTTCGATATGCCTTCCAGGAAGAAAAGACATGGCATGATTTAGTAAAGGGTATTCATGACAAGTTGATTTTGTTAAAAGGCTACGATCACTTGTCGTTGCATGAAATTTCGTCACTTGTAGAAGATAAGTCTGATCATACAAACCCGATTGTTGATGTTATTTTCAATTTCGTTGACTTTCATGTCTATGAAGCCCTGAATCTTTCATTTCAGGATTCCGACGAATTGAGGGATTCGGCAAAGGTGCTTCATGCCCCTTTTGAAGCGAAAAGCTACGAAAGAACCAATTTTGGGATGGCTTTTACCGTGAGTACAACAGAGGGGCAACTCTCTTGCTCTTTGTCCTATCTCACGTCGTTTATGAGCCATAGATTGGCCAAAGATTTTCTGTCGATCTATGAATCGACGTTAAAGAAGATCATTGATCATCCGGAAGACGTTATTGATCACCAAAGCATTTTACCAGCTGCCCTTGCTGCTGGTCTAGGACAAACAAATTCTACCAGAACCATCGGTTATCCAACATCGGAAACCTTGGTGACCTTATTTGAAACACAGGTCGAAAAGCATGCGGACCGGATCGCTTTGAGCTATCATGGAAATGAAGTCAGTTATGCTGATTTGAATGCAAGAGCCAATCAGATCGCAGGTTACCTTAAGACGAAGGGTGTACAAAGAGAATCTATTGTAGGCTTACTGTTAGATGATCCTGTTGATCAGGTTGTATCCATTCTTGGCGTACTGAAAGCTTCCGGAGGATACCTACCCATAGACCCAACACTTCCGGAGGAACGGGTGGGATACATGTTAAAGGACAGCAATTGTCAGGTGGTATTGACTCAAGAATTGTTGGCCACTTCAAAGACCGAACTATTAACACCTTATGAGGTGATTAATGTTTCCGATGAATTAATCCGGCGACATGAGACCTGTAATCTGCCTTCAGATAATGAAAGTAAGGACCTGGCCTACATCATCTATACATCTGGTACAACAGGTCGCCCAAAGGGAGCAATGATTGAACATCGTCAGGTAGTACGGTTATTTTTCAACGATGCTCCCATATTTGATTTTGATGAAAAAGATGTCTGGACACTTTTTCACTCCTATGGTTTTGATTTCTCTGTGTGGGAAATGTACGGAGCCTTGCTGTATGGCGGCAAACTTGTGTTGTTGACAAGAGACGAAGCACGAGACACGGCTACTTACCATCAGTTACTTCGAGCACATGAAGTAACCATTCTGAATCAGACTCCTACTGCTTTCCAAAGCCTTCTGAAGATAGATCAGTCACATCCTGAATCATCACTACGAGTTCGAAAAGTGATTTTCGGAGGGGAGAAATTAATTCCCAGCGCGATCCGGTCATGGCAGGAAAGATACCCGACCACTGAAATGATCAATATGTATGGAATCACGGAAACCACCGTTCACGTGACCTACAAGCATTTGAGTGAATCTGACCTTTCCTCGGCCGTGTCTAACATTGGTAAACCTATACCTACTACGCAGGTTTACATCCTGGATGAACAGGGCAATTTTAGTTTGCCAGGAGTGAAAGGAGAGCTGTTTGTTGGCGGAGATGGTGTATGCAGAGGTTACCTGAACAATGATTCGTTAACAGCTGAGAAGTTCATTGAAGATCCACACCAGCGGACAAGAAGAATTTATAAGACCGGGGACATGGCTCGTTGGTTGCCAAGTGGTGACATTGCCTACTTAGGTCGAGGCGACGATCAGGTAAAGATCAGAGGATTCCGGATTGAACTAGGCGAAATTGAGAACTGCCTTTCTGCACATGCATCTATTCATGAAGCAGTTGTAGTTATAAAAGAACAGGGGTCGGACAAAGTGCTGGTAAGTTACTTCCGTGCCAACAAAGAGTTGAGCTCGTCAGAGGTGCGTGACTTTTTGGCGGAGCGCCTTCCTGCGCATATGGTCCCTACCTATCATGTCCAGGTCGATGAGTTTCAGATGACCAGAATAGGGAAACTAAATCGAAAAGCTCTACCAGATCCGGACATGGCCAATGGTGTGACTTATACCGCTCCAGGTACTGAAATTGAAAGACAATTGGTAGGTATATGGAGTGAGGTGTTGAGTTTGGATAAGACTCAAATAGGGATCGATCATGAGTTCTTCGATTTGGGTGGTCATTCATTGAAGATGATGACCCTGGCAAACAAGATTACTTCGGTGTTTGGTGTAACTGTTTCAGTAAAAGACTTATTCAGCCATTTGGATATCAGGAGCCAGGCCAATCATATTGAGGCATTAGATCTGGTAGCTGGAAGCAATCGTATACCCAAAGCTCAGGATAAATCCCACTATGTTACTTCTTCAGCCCAACAAAGGCTGTATTTCCTGCATCAGTTCAATAGGAAATCGACGGCATATAATATGCCTTATGCGCTTAGACTGAGCGGAGAATTGGAAATTAACAAGCTGGAAGCCTCCTTTCAATCATTGATTGCACGACACGAAATACTACGCACTTCCATTGTGATGCTGGAAGGGGAGGTTGTACAGCAGCCGTTTGAAGCATTCAAATTTGCCATTGAGTCTTACGAATCGGATGAGCATGATCTGGATAAGACCATGAGGCATTTTGTTCGACCTTTTGATCTGAGTAATCCTCCATTGTTGCGGGCCGGACTGGTAGAGGTATCTTCCAAAGATCATTTGCTGATGGTGGATATGCATCACATCGTTAGTGATGGAGCTTCGCAAGATCAGATGATCAGGGAATTCATGCAGCTTTATCAGGGTGATCCGTTGAGTGAACCTTTGCTGCAGTACAAAGACTATGCGGAATGGCAACGCCTTCCTGAAATCAAGGACAACTTATCTGCCCATAAAGCTTATTGGCTTGAGGAATTTTCAGATGAAGTTCCAGCACTGGAGTTACCTCCGGATCATGCGAGACCAATAGAAAAAGACTATTCCGGTGCCACCGCTCAATTTGATTTGATGGCCGAAGAAATAGATGGATTGAAGGAGTTAAGCAGAGTCGGGGGCACAACGATGTTCATGACCTTTTTATCTTATTTATATGTGCTTTTGTCGAAACTGAGCAATGAGGAAGATATCGTTATTGGAACGCCAATAGCCGGACGAAATCATGCTGATTTGGAGAAGATTCAGGGCATGTTTGTCAATAGCCTGGCACTACGTAATTACCCTAGAGGCGAATTCCAATTCCTGGACTTTCTGACCACCGTCAAAGAAAACGTACTTACGTGTTTTGATCATCAGGATTATCAATATGAAGCGTTAATTGAGGCGCTTGACCTTCAACGTACCACCAATCGCAATCCTCTGTTTGATGTCATGTTCTCTTATGAGTATGCAGAAGGAACATCTTTGACCTTACCGGGTCTTGCTATTGAATCGGTTGATAGTCCTCATGAAGTGGCCAAATTCGATTTGACTTTTATCGTCAGCGAAACAGAGAATGGAATACGAATGCATGTGAACTATTCAACAGAATTGTTTGCTGCGTCGACGATTGCTCAATTTGTTACTTATTTCAGAGAAATTATTGCGACAGTCACTGCCAATGCCGAAATCCAACTTTCAGAGATTGAAATACTGTCCGAGGATCAAAAGCGTGAACTGTTAGAAGGATTCAATGCGACCCAGGTAGCATATCCCAATAAATCTATTGCGGAGCTGTTTGAAAATCAGGTAATCTCACAAAAAGATCGCGTGGCTTTAATTGCCGGTGAGCGACAGATTAGCTATCAGGATTTGAACGCCAGGTCCAATCAAATAGCGCGCGTGCTCCAGTCGTGTGGTATCGAAAAAGAAGAGCTGGTTGGGGTGTACGCTGATCGCTCTATCGAAGCGGTTGCCGGTATTCTGGGCATATTAAAATCCGGGGGTGCTTACTTGCCTCTAGATGTTGATTACCCAGAGGATCGGCTGAGTTACATGCTGGAGGATAGCGGATCAAGGGTCGTTTTGTGTATTGGAGAATTTCCTCCAACAATAGGGCGTGGTAGACAAGTACTTGATCTGATTTCGGTGGGTACGGATCAACCTACAGACAACCTTAAGAACAATGGGAGCTCGGAACAGTTGGCGTACGTCATGTACACTTCCGGTACCACTGGAACCCCAAAAGGAGTACAAGTAGATCAGAAGTCAGTTGTCCGATTGGTCCATGGGCAGAACTATATGCAATTGAAGGAAGAAGATCGTGTTTTAAGCCTGTCAAATTTCTCTTTTGATGGCTTTACATTCGACCTGTACATGCCTCTGTTAAATGGAGGTGCTCTCGTGCTACCCGATGAAGACATTTTCCTGGATCTGCCGGCATTGGATTCACTTATATCAGGACAAGCGGTTGATTCCTTTTTCCTCACGACGGCCTTGTTTAACGCGTTGGTAGATGCGGAGTTAGGCTCTCTGAAACGATTGAAATATCTACTATTTGGAGGGGAACAGGTTTCTGTGCCTCATGTGAGTAAGTTCAAGGCATTGTTTCCAGATGTGAACATTCATCACGTATATGGACCCACGGAAAATACCACGTTTTCCACCTGGTTCGAAATAAGTGAGGTGAGTGATAATGATGTAACCATTCCAATTGGTTCGGGAATTTCAAACAGTACTTGCTTTGTTCTGGATGC belongs to Cytophagales bacterium and includes:
- a CDS encoding amino acid adenylation domain-containing protein, which produces MDILDLFSKLNELGVRLSAKGAALEIIDPKNGLSEELKVLIKENESEILDLLEDFDFPAPARQIDKAESKDHYQLSSAQKRLYFIQEFDKTSIAYNLSQVVRIEGAIDKPKLEGAFRNLVDRHEVLRTSFVQQGQEIVQQIHDEFDLEITYFEGGASDIDGLVKSFIRPFDLAFAPLIRIGIIKISEQDHVLMVDTHHIICDGASEGILISDFVRLYQEEELPELSIQFKDYSEWQESESHQSDLLTQGNHWREVFSEPLNVLELPRDHARPRLMDRSGGKTEFTLDARETTELNRLAREEGTTLFTVLFSALNILLSKLGNQDDIVIGIPTAGRNHAGLEQLIGMFVNTLVLRNHPKGELTFKSFLAAVNENTLEAFENQSYQYESLIDMLQVSREPNRNPLFDVMFVFQNNETQELKIPGATLKYHPITHQTSKFDLTFFVTEIDKGLRFELEFSTELFLPDTAERFLKCLRKVVDSILNNSGIKLSAIDLLSVEERFQLLDQNNTSGIGYPTTETLNSLFDRQVATHHDRVALSYHGEELTYASLNARANQLAGYLINHGVTMGSIVGLLLDDPVDQIVAILATLKASGCYLPIDTSHPEERIGYMLKDSNCQTVLTSAIQAIDRQELLDPYQVILVTDDEISRLPITSIHSAIEGSDLAYIIYTSGTTGRPKGAMVEHKQVVRLFFNEATLFDFGPEDVWTMFHAYSFDFSVWEIFGALLHGSKLVLLSREDTRDPALFHQLLAKHGVTILNQTPTAFQSLQAFDQSVKESSLSVRKVIFGGEQLNPATIRPWHEKYPASEMINMYGITETTVHVTYKLLTTPDFQSKVSNIGCPIPTTQIYILDDQLNLCLPGVKGEMYVGGDGVCRGYINNTYLTSEKFISNPFRADERLYKTGDAGRWLANGELEYLGRIDHQVQVRGYRIELGEIETHLQSYPEIREVAVTSRGEGAEVYLVGYYASDAPISVDLLRTHLSAQLPGYMIPSFFVQLDQLPLTSNGKVDFKALPDDFDAEQGSYEPPQNEAEVQLAQIWSEALKVEKIGRNDNYFALGGDSIKVINIVSRINQFFSSQVRIADVFTHQTIAQIATLIPTRSSENQENELRNEVLRHFDTLLKEYQAKVGYGHLEDVYPMSDIQKGMIFHSIKEEGVYHDQMSNLLKMKHFDAEVFRKALGLMVEKHPMLRTSFSMDEEEPLQFVHENGMVDYVHQDLGSSSADEQKQIITTQLEEDKHSGFDLSRPGVWRYKSYSLGDNNYILCFIFHHAIIDGWSNASFSTELHETYYKLLEDQDFAPAQLKSTYKDLIVEQRIRRESKASKEFWQEELADYNRFVFDETEDFQVFEQLSFDISDDTLVRLSSYAKAHHLNVKSVCYAAFLSCIKLYSFNSDLTTGLITNNRPEVEDGDKVLGCFLNTVPFRYAFQEEKTWHDLVKGIHDKLILLKGYDHLSLHEISSLVEDKSDHTNPIVDVIFNFVDFHVYEALNLSFQDSDELRDSAKVLHAPFEAKSYERTNFGMAFTVSTTEGQLSCSLSYLTSFMSHRLAKDFLSIYESTLKKIIDHPEDVIDHQSILPAALAAGLGQTNSTRTIGYPTSETLVTLFETQVEKHADRIALSYHGNEVSYADLNARANQIAGYLKTKGVQRESIVGLLLDDPVDQVVSILGVLKASGGYLPIDPTLPEERVGYMLKDSNCQVVLTQELLATSKTELLTPYEVINVSDELIRRHETCNLPSDNESKDLAYIIYTSGTTGRPKGAMIEHRQVVRLFFNDAPIFDFDEKDVWTLFHSYGFDFSVWEMYGALLYGGKLVLLTRDEARDTATYHQLLRAHEVTILNQTPTAFQSLLKIDQSHPESSLRVRKVIFGGEKLIPSAIRSWQERYPTTEMINMYGITETTVHVTYKHLSESDLSSAVSNIGKPIPTTQVYILDEQGNFSLPGVKGELFVGGDGVCRGYLNNDSLTAEKFIEDPHQRTRRIYKTGDMARWLPSGDIAYLGRGDDQVKIRGFRIELGEIENCLSAHASIHEAVVVIKEQGSDKVLVSYFRANKELSSSEVRDFLAERLPAHMVPTYHVQVDEFQMTRIGKLNRKALPDPDMANGVTYTAPGTEIERQLVGIWSEVLSLDKTQIGIDHEFFDLGGHSLKMMTLANKITSVFGVTVSVKDLFSHLDIRSQANHIEALDLVAGSNRIPKAQDKSHYVTSSAQQRLYFLHQFNRKSTAYNMPYALRLSGELEINKLEASFQSLIARHEILRTSIVMLEGEVVQQPFEAFKFAIESYESDEHDLDKTMRHFVRPFDLSNPPLLRAGLVEVSSKDHLLMVDMHHIVSDGASQDQMIREFMQLYQGDPLSEPLLQYKDYAEWQRLPEIKDNLSAHKAYWLEEFSDEVPALELPPDHARPIEKDYSGATAQFDLMAEEIDGLKELSRVGGTTMFMTFLSYLYVLLSKLSNEEDIVIGTPIAGRNHADLEKIQGMFVNSLALRNYPRGEFQFLDFLTTVKENVLTCFDHQDYQYEALIEALDLQRTTNRNPLFDVMFSYEYAEGTSLTLPGLAIESVDSPHEVAKFDLTFIVSETENGIRMHVNYSTELFAASTIAQFVTYFREIIATVTANAEIQLSEIEILSEDQKRELLEGFNATQVAYPNKSIAELFENQVISQKDRVALIAGERQISYQDLNARSNQIARVLQSCGIEKEELVGVYADRSIEAVAGILGILKSGGAYLPLDVDYPEDRLSYMLEDSGSRVVLCIGEFPPTIGRGRQVLDLISVGTDQPTDNLKNNGSSEQLAYVMYTSGTTGTPKGVQVDQKSVVRLVHGQNYMQLKEEDRVLSLSNFSFDGFTFDLYMPLLNGGALVLPDEDIFLDLPALDSLISGQAVDSFFLTTALFNALVDAELGSLKRLKYLLFGGEQVSVPHVSKFKALFPDVNIHHVYGPTENTTFSTWFEISEVSDNDVTIPIGSGISNSTCFVLDAHQKLVPKGVRGELYLGGDGVSRGYLNNTSLTDRKFIDNPYRPGDRLYKTGDMVRWTDEGQIAFIGRVDDQLKIRGFRIELGEIKSQLLGHGSVLESEVVVIDHEGDKVLAAYFTTKEDLTIDSLRSFMSKQLPDYMIPAHFKQLDEFPLTANGKVNKKALPKISVQCTEDYVAPDTVIEIQLAELWSEVLKIEKEKIGVNQSFFDLGGHSLKAMALCNKVSKDLAVRLPVKDLFLHQDIRSLASHIEGLSSDNHVAISSAPEKPYYVTSSAQQRLHFLYEFDKLSLAYNMPQVVRLRGQVDKSKLESTFIALIERHEIFRTAIERLESELVQRPIDRMDFGIEDFEPDGREVGEIISNFIRPFDLSKPPLLRVGLIRLSSEENIMMIDMHHIISDGVSQKHLISDFMRIYEGEWLEKPRLQYKDYAEWQQSATQQANLNIQRNFWLGEFEEEVGVLHLPTDHARPKVKDYQGNLVNFSLTSEEVSGLRAINQGNDTTMFMTLLGVLNVLLSKLSNEQDIVIGTPTAGRNHVDLEEMQGMFVNTLAIRNHPHNQLSFKAFLEEVKQKVLSCFDHQDFQYEDLVEALGLTRDTSRNPLFDVMFSYQNFEGEQLNIPGLTLLPESNGHEVAKFDLTFTVSESDDKLEVMVSYSTQLFEAATIKRFIAYFKRIISSVIEDVNILLGDIDVIDEQEKQQQLLSFNDTSYDYPKDKTVIDLFELNASLVPDRPALIFHEEVLSYKEFQSRVNKLTSLLIKRGVASGDVIGIMCDRSPDLVVGIYSILKAGAAYLPIDPQFPKARIDYCLEDSGATFLLLNSASKSQINAAIPTQELDEIQYEALEEEHIVSRAKPENLAYIIYTSGSTGQPKGVMIEHKSLMGRLHWVQQTYPIDHKDVLLQKTTSVFDVSVRELFWWSQAGASLCILPSGDEKDPILLSEAIDKYQVSMINFVPSMLEVFLNHVDHANQPPRLNSLKHVFSGGEALKKSQVRAFKRILNDLNQTRLTNFYGPTETTINATYFDCLGENESLAIPIGKPLGNTTVLVLNKTGKLQPSGVPGELCIGGVGLARGYLNKEELTDEKFVEHPYAPGERLYKTGDIVRWLADGNIEYRGRSDEQTNLKGLRVELGEIEYALSNHDGIKQAVVLTNGENDSAAIVGYYVSEAEFTASALRNHLELQLPKYMIPAHFVHLQELPITTNGKLDQKALPEVSLEEVNTYRSPATATEIRLTEIWSEVLELETDKISVDHSFFDLGGSSLKATSTLGRINKEFDTTILVKDFFQSDTIQKLGELIEIVKWSNNEESEQKETTTYEF